AATAAACGCCGGCGCACTTAGATTCTGCAGTGCCGTAGAAGGGGCTTTCTCTCAGCACACGTGCGTCGTGTACGCTGCCAGGGTAACCAACAAAAATGTCAGTGAAACGGCTGTTTGCATCGCAAATTCCTTGAAGAATGATTGAAGAAGTTTTTTTCTATTGTAGTAGGATGCCGGTGATTCATTCTGGTGCGGAATCTCTATGTGGCAACCATCAATACACCCAATAGTGTTCCTCGGACCTTTACCGTCGCTCCTAGCAGCGAAGCCTGCTTTGATATTCGCCCGCTCTTGATCGCTGAGCCAAGCAATCACCTTATCACTGATGCTAAAGAGAAAGTCAAGAACCCGTTTCAAGCACAAAGACACGGATGACTCGGAGACATCAAAGGTATCGGCGATTCTATACATACTATTCTGAGTGCCCAAGTAGCTGAGAGAAATCAGGCAAGTTTTCTCCGCTGGGATTTGGGGGCGTTCTCCCCGCGGCCTAGGAAAAAAGGGCGATGACTTGAAGCGCCCCACGAGTGTTTCGAACGTCTCTCTTGACAGCCGAAACAGGCGCTTGAATTCGTAGTCAAAATAACGGGCCACAACTACCTCGTAGTATCTAGGTGTGCGATTACGATCGCTGCGGACCAATTGGGAACCAATTTGACACAACACTGCGTCGAGTTCCTCATCTTCACTGTCAGATTCAACCAATTCCATGGCGATGTGGAGTTTCTCCATGTTAACAAATCCGTGCAAATCCTCGGACACACAACTGATACAACTGACAACCGCTCGCCGGTGCGTGCTAAGCCTCACTAGCCCCGTACGGCCCGTACCGTAGCAGACGAAAGGCTTGCACTGTACCTCAACATTCGATTGACATTTTAGCGGTGGCGCTGCTAATGCATTGCATTTGCACCCCGAAACGGGTGCCGAGAAACCTGTGACACTGCTGCACCAGGTGTCGGCACCGGCTGCACATTTTTGTATACGGTTCCGTGCACTTTTCCTGAATCGAATAGACataagagctctcttatgtgctgcgcagttgtcgaaaacaacatggagtcgtaaacagcatatcggtcggtgcgactttcagcaaacgcttctcgcacgagttacttcagcgtttgaccggatgtgttgtgattacagcagctctttcggtgcgtgaaagcagtgcggaaagctgtggcagtgcaatggtgtataGTGAAGcacagcgaagcctgtgcgtcggtgtggttatcaagcggggatcggcgtcgatgtatcgacggcaactagcactcgagaagcctgcaatgtgtgtttgtgtgccggtaatagttcgtttgcttgactttccagtctcttaGTTGGGTGCTCTGCGACATTTCGAATTGACAgtgttttgacacgttacttgagtgaccccaagtacgtacgaaaacgtatgaactacgcgctcggttcttgcttcgccactagttagcccgtacgcttctatttacttgagagcaatgtactgttcgggaatgaaacgatgttcgttgtgaacagtggtgctgtgctgATGTTCCgcgacttgtgaacaagctgtgctcgtgtggccgaaaattgaaagacagcgttgataactgttttgccctgcgaagttgtggtggggcagcttggcgcttttgtttgttaagtcgtcacttctccccGCACGGGGCACCTTGAGTAATCTAGGTGACGGTGAGTGGCGACACCGCGGACCCCGAGCTCCCAACATAAGCTGTGCCCAACCGTGGCGAGGTGTTTATAGGTGAAGGGTAGAAGCCGTAAACGGTGGCCGTCGGAGCCTTGGTCAAGCTCCGGCCGATGGGCTCCCTGCCTGACTACCAGGCAGGGAGCTCCGGGACCTCTCTCGGCATCAGGGTAAACCGAGCGACGAAAGTACCCCCGTTCCCTGCTTTTCAATCTGTCACATGGCATTTTCCAAACCCCCCCCCAAACGTGATCGGCCCCCGAAAAGGGGCCGCACCGAAGTTTCTTTCCCACCACTACCTAACTTGAGTCCTCCCAAACCGAACAACTTCCCTCGCTTCATGGTGACGGAATCGGTCGACCAATCCAAACCTCTTTCTTCACTGTCGGTATTTCCTGTGTCAAAGTTTCTTGAGAGTGTTGTTGGAGAGTCGTACAAGGCCAAAAAACAACGAACTGGCGAAGTCCTTGTCGAGCTCAGTAGACAGGACCAGGCCGACAAGCTCCTTGCTCAAACCCGCATCGCCGATCTGGCCATTCGAGTCACGCCCCACCGCAGCCTCAACAGCTCCCAGGGCGTGATTTCGGAGCCAGATCTGGCAAACGAGACAGAGGCCGACCTCCTTGAAGGCCTGCGAAACCAAGGTGTGACGGCAGTTCGGCGCATTACCATCAGAAGAGATGACAAGGAAATACCCACTAGGCACATAATCCTCACATTTGATCGGTCCAATCTTCCAGATTATATTAATGCAGGCTTTATCCGGTGCTCCGTCCGAGCGTACATCCCGAACCCGCGGcgctgtttcaagtgccagaggtTCGGGCATGGTACTAACTTGTGTCGGGGCCAAATAACCTGTGCCAAGTGCGCCCAACATGACCATCCCACTGATAATTGTAGCTCTCAACAACTTCTCTGCATCAACTGTCAGGGCCCACACGCGGCGTACTCCAGAaaatgcgagaagtttcaattggaaaagaaaataataaacataaaGGTCACAGAGAACATCACCTTCCCGGAGGCGCGAAAGAGGTTCGCCTCTTTCCCTCTGGGGAGGTACGCCGACACAGCTCGCCGGGGGGCGGAGCGGCGTCTTGTTTCGGCGGGGACCCAGTACCGCGAGTCAGACTTGGTcccgcccccgccccccccccccccctgggttGCCTCTTGCAGCCCAATCTGTCGCCACACCGCTTGCTGAGGCAGCAGCGGATGTGGTGCAAACCAGTTCTGTCGGGACCGGTGCCGCTCCCGCCTCGGCCTCCCCGTCCTCCAGTGCGTTGGAGGGTGCCGAGATGATGGACACCGCGGGCCCCGCACCGGATCCCACCGCCACCGCACCGCCCGTGCCACCTGTGGCACCCCCGGGGGTGGCGGCTCAAACGAAGGGCTCCCGAAAGGGGGCCAAGTCCGGGGGGCCCGGCTCGACGGGCACCCCTCGGACATCTGATGATGACATGGATGTCCGGCCATTCCTGCCTGCCACGCAGCGCAAGGAGCGGCCTGTGACGGCTAAGCCTTCAGAAGGGCCTAAAAAGCCCAAGCCAAGAGTAACAGCCCCGAAAGAcgacacatgaacacacacaaacacacacactccagtcttcttaaattcaaataatgggaacagaaaacataatccaatggaactgcagaggcctCCTTAAAAACCTGGACGATGTGTATGAGATTCTGCATGACAGACAGCCAAGTATCATGTGTCTCCAGGAAACCCACCTTAATTCTAAAAACACAAATTTCTTAAATAGGTATATGGTATTCAGAAAGGACAGGGTTGGCTGCATCCACTCCTCAGGAGGTGTTGCTATTATCACACTGAAGTCATTAGCATACCACCCTATCTCTTTAAACACTGTCCTCGAGGCTGTAGCGATCCGTACAATAATATTTAATAAGTTGATAACGGTATGCTCCGTTTACATCTCTCCGGATTTTTCACTTGTGAGCTCTGACTTCGAGGCACTGGTCGACCAGCTGCCCGAACCGTACATCCTTATAGGCGACCTTAATGCGCACAACCCTCTTTGGGGCTCCTCCAGAACGGATGCCCGAGGTCGCCTAATAGAGAAATTTCTTACATCATCCGGATCATGCCTTTTCAACAAAAAACAGCCTACATACCATAACTTAGGACACAATACATACTCGCATCTTGACTTGGCTATTGGTTCCGCAGCTCTCTTTCCATTTCTTGAGTGGGGTGTGGGCACGgacccatatggtagtgaccatttcccCACCTCATTAACGTATCTAGGTACAGGCCCGAGCAGTTCATCTTCCCATAAAAGGTTTAATGAATCAAAAGCAAACTGGAGCACATTCACACAAACATCTCAACTACACCACACATCCATAGAACACCTACACGTGGAGGAAGCCGCCCAACTCATCACGGCGCACATCCTTGACGCCGCCGAAAAGTCCATTCCCCTGGCCTCCAGTGCGTCCTGCAACCCAAGGCGGCCCTGGTGGAACGAGGACTGCAGGCGGGCGCGACAGGCCCAGAACAAAGCGTGGGGTGTCCTTCGCCGGTACCCCACGTCGGACAACCTCATTTCGTTTAAACGGGCAAAGGCTTTTGGGAAGCGAGTGCGTCGTGAGGCGAAAAGGGACAGCTGGCGCACCTTCCTCACTTCCATCAACTCATACACTGACACACACAAAGTCTGGACACGAATACGCAAACTAAAAGGACAACAGACACACAGCCTGCCTCTGGTTAGTACAACAGGGGACACACTGGAAGACCAGGCTAACACACTCGCACAACACTTCCAACACGTGTCCAGCTCAGCACACTACACAAACACTTTCATGAAACACAAAACATCTGTTGAAAAAAAGCCCTTACACGACAAAGAGAAATCTTACAGTTCTTACAACTCTGAATTCACTCTCTATGAGTTGAGGGCTGCCTTGAGCACGTGCAAACCTTCAGCTCCAGGTGCAGATAAGGTTACATACACCATGATACAGCACCTACACCCAGACACTCTTGAAACACTCTTACACCTATACAATAAAATATGGCTTTTGGGGCACATTCCTCGCTCTTGGAGGGAGGCCATAGTAGTAGCTTTCCTAAAGAAAGGGAAGGACCCTTCCTCTCCTGCCAGTTATCGTCCCATTGCCCTGACTAGCTGCCTGTGTAAGCTCTTCGAGAAGATAATAAACAGGAGACTTGTGTACTTTCTCGAGTTCAACGGTCTTCTCGAGGGCTGCCAGGCAGGCTTCAGGGCGGGGCGATCTACCAACGATCAACTCGTTGCATTAGAGGCATATGTAAAAGATGCTTTCCTCCACAAGCAGTACTGCATGACAGTATtttttgatttagaaaaggcgtatgatactgcTTGGAGGTATGGTATCCTCATTGATCTCAAGTCTTTTGGCATTTCGGGTAACATGTTCAACACGCTTGCCAGTTACATGTCCGAAAGAACGTTTCGCGTGCGTGTTGGAACTGCACTATCTAGAGTTTATGTTCAGGAAAATGGAGTGCCACAaggtggagttttgagttgcaccCTTTTCATTGTGAAAATGAACTCACTGAGGAAGGCATTGCCACCGTCGATTTCCTGCTTAATTTATGTAGACGACGTACAATTATCTTTTAAGTCTTGTAACCTATCTGTCTGCGAGCGCCAAGTACAGCTTGGTATTAGCAAGCTAGCTGGCTGGGCAGATAGGAACGGGTTTAAATTTAATCCGGGGAAGTGcacttgtgttcttttttctaagaGGCGTGGTATCCGGCCGGATCCTGACATTCATCTTAATGGTGTGTCAATTCCCGTCAAAAAGGAACACAAGTTTTTAGGAATAATCTTTGACGAAAAGCTGACATTCATCCCACACATAAAACAACTAAAACATAAATGCTTAAAAACACTGACTATCATGAAGGTTCTCTCGCACATTTCTTTTGGTGCTGACAAACAACTTTTATTACGTGTTTTTACCAGCCTAATAGGTTCGCGATTGGACTATGGTAGCGTTGTTTATGGGTCAGCAAGTAAAACATCCCTCAAAATGCTGGACCCGGTACTCCATCTGGGGCTCCGCCTGGCGTGTGGTGCATTCCGGACTAGTCCGGTCGAAAGCCTCTATGTGGAGTGTAACAAATGGAACCTGCAACGTCAGCGAGCATACACAGATCTCCTTTATGCTTTTAAACTTTCATCCATGCCTCACCATCCTTTTAAATCATTTTTTTATGATACGTCCATGACTGAACTCCTTTTAAACCGACCATCGTTCTCTGCGTCTTTCTCCTACAGAGCTAGAGAGGAAGCGTCAgagctttctgtctcttttctagACACCATCCAAAGTTCTCCAACAGATTTTATCGCACCATGGCATCTCCGCGCTGTTTTATGTGACACATCTTTTACACATATAGATAAAAACCGAGCTCCCACATGTGCTATTCTGCAGCATTTCTTGCATCTGCAGCATAAGTATCAATGTGCTGAATTTTATACGGACGCCTCTAGAACTGCCACCTCTGTGTCCTGCGCTGCGCATGGACCCGGCCTTAGTGTCACTAAAACGCTGAATAGTCATACTAGTATCTTTACCGCAGAGGCGTAtggtgttcttcttgttgttAATCATATACTTCAAAGCGACATCTCACAATCCATTatctatacagactccctcagtgttgtgCGGGCACTGTCGTCAACAATGCCTTCGAAAAACCATGTTGTCAATCTAATTGTCAAAGCTGTTATGTCTGTGTATGTACGCAACCTTGAACTGGTTCTTTGTTGGGTCcctggccactgtggtatagccgggAACGAAGCAGCGGATCGAATGGCTGCTGCTGCTACACTCCTAAATACAGTAGACATAACCACATTACCCTACACCGACGTGAAACCACACATCAGACAACAACTTCGTAAAACATGGCAAACACActggagtgaacaaacagacaagttACACGTAATAAAACCACATTTGGGACCATACACCACCGACGCACGTAATAGATACACTGAAGTCGCCTTGGCCAGATTACGGATAGGGCACACTCATGCAACGCACTCGCACCTTCTCACTGGGTCTCCAAGACCTCTGTGCAGCAGGTGCGGAGAGGCCCTATCCGTGATCCACATCCTGATACAATGTAAGGCACTTGACACAACACGACGCAAATACTTCCCACAACTACACACGCGACATATTCCACCACACCCGTCACACTTCATAGGAGACGAAGCACTGTTTTCAGTCAAACGCGTTTTATAATTTCTGACCGACGTGAAATTTTTAcatctcatttcttatcatgCTTGACAACCTGGCCCTTTAGACCAGTCATCTTCCATTACGTTGTGTTTTACTTTGTCTATTTTTACTGAGATGTTCTTTTACTTCCTTGTCACTTTAATGTAATTACttctgtttggcgctctttgcccTTAGTCGGCCTTGTGCCATTAAActctaaacatcatcatcaagtcgtcacttctcctttttgtgataaccatagtcctagcattgtgatgtgatcaaccaaaactgcgagatgctactttctgttgtggatcgtgttactttggaagcgcgcctagactgttcttcggtaacaaattgagagttctatgtggcagcgagagcccgtgaacgtcaagcttccctccagccccccaaaaaagcagatttcaccggtgccttgctttggatgaagttgtaggccaatatcgcctaactacaggtttccgagttcgtctggccatcgttttgcacggcacaagagccttgacaacagtcggtcatggccagttcttacactttatcaataaACGTGCACgtctggccagcccttcattgctgtcattggcagcttccagtctgcagatgccctttgcctgttggccgtacttggttcctcatgacactgacggctactaaatgctgccatcggtgagttcaccttgaagaactaaatttcaccggtactataattcacgcagttctataacgtgtgcaagtttttaagcccatcatatgtaatgtttctctatggtaagttgaagcatgaaaaatttactactactgttatatacatacatatattatgaagccaatacataaaaagttttttgtgatttgatgcaagtgagctcttgtttgattatgaggttgggcctgtcgattgacaacgtttgatagttggaaagttaatgtgaatttattttttagaagccaggttgcacttaaaaaatttatgttattttggaaaattagttctatagacgattaccactgtggtagtactatacttcagtaggacatatatattgcggtacgtaaattttacatgaggcttcagtttatttcaaagtgattatagcagattttggtcactttaacgaagtgatagcttcctcaaataagtattagaagtgagtgcttttaatgattgtttttaaatatctcgtttttggctcttcacagatcgcagagattggtttgttaaggtcctgtgatgcatcggttgcacattctggcacatcaatcctcatcattacttggagcccctgtacaaaaataggaagaacAGATTCTCCCTAACTgagcaagcctatgtcactgctggggttcttatcattcagcggatgtggcgtggaagcatgcatggcagcctcatctggaaggactgcgatctgcttaggagcttcgaaggcacaaaactgcctaacggctggctgcaaggttagtttttctttaatacgtACGATTAcatgaacaccacttactgtgcacaaattgaaagcccaagcatggttgctttcagtggatacctgtaatattcttacacataattcgtattcaacatttatagaactaaattgcaagataattcagaatgttgaaagctgaaagcctgcagcttatgaatgaaactccaataatctgagactcaaaaccTTGTGCTTTGAaatgagcacaaatactttgattccttattgagctctcgagcttgtgactcttTCTGTGAATCAAGTGCtgtggaaggaaatagcaagtgggtgaaaattgcctggctgttcacaactttcaaggagaaagacctattgaagaagcctcagatgacatagagCCAGCAACTGCATCtcttacctaatgtagctttttctctctctcagtgctgttgcttgtgtttcagccaaacatgttcaccacgattgcatagtgatatatatttttctacaaaatgtacctgacctaagtatgcattgttgatctctaaaggtgatgttcagtgtgtttcaaagtcatggcttctcatttctctgtctgtggctagcctatttcagcagcagagcgatgcagctagcacacatgcaatcaaagtcatggagcgctcctttggtgttctgtgcaggatgcagcatatccatccggcaagacactggtatcaacaataatggtgagtgttagtggcacctgtaggagcccgttgtgtttgttgcgtatgattaattcccctgatgaagtgcatttttgaaaggttttcttcatttagaatattagatgtcagcaacaagcacactcataattcacaagttctttgtgtcttctagactgcccatttgctcctatatgtggtatggtgagctggctatgttagacagccttaaagttatgaacattagctgttgtgttgtaatgcagtctaacttgtgtttcttagtgaacttatttgtggtctacttctcgcgcctagtgtaaagtcgaaatagaagatactctattggctttttatgcctgtcagaagcttcatgccttcatctataacattgtagttttgctcttgtatcatattaagtatattttcagtcttcactgtttgtgtgtgtgtgtgtgttgaagcttgtcattggcttctgaaaatacaatatctgtaaatatgagcacataattgacaactatacactcttgcatgtagcatggttgtagcaatgatctgtatttttctaaattctagcagtaacaaggggttcggtgctccacggtcatgtacagtgtatcaagaacagagcacagaacaccaacaagtataaagagactgccagtgactgttctcctgctcaaagtttacaacagcagaaagagcacattgtgatgtcaggagcagctgctgttaacttcttagcagtgcattattcagcagttcctttgcttgcattcgaagtTATTTGAATTtcgcatggaagataccaaactatgacactaatttaaaggctgctgtagtgttagtgggcaaatatttttgagctgaagtttttaacatgtgtgttaagtgcctgcgtgcctctacatttacatgccagaaatcacagcatccatggtcgccaataataactgtgtttgcattctttgtagtataAGAAGTAAAGCcgtggatgcagtaatcatgtacttagtcgatgtaatccttcagtgtacactcatttgtatagcaccaatgatgccatgagtgtataagctctgggaagtgaatatatgtggattattttatttggaaggaagagcatcatcactactcctagtatatcttaacagtagattttagtgcttgggtattatcccactgcctgtccgtccttcaacagtctacttatctactgtgtaagtgtaactttttaaatgtatactttgctcggataggtttgttcataatgtaatgcaagtgacttatcatccaTGCAGCTcaactcagactagaaataaaattattcatttttatatgtagctatagcatgcattcacttgtgtttttctaggtgcctgtacaattgtttagccctacaaaagtgctggtatactctaatattgaatctggcatcttaaaatagtttgttagtggaagtaagaatgtgtttacaatcaatattactatcctcagatgaactgtgaaaactctgtggaaatttatttacattttttgaactttgtgaaggtaaatgttgttatgttcttttattgcggtcgttgtttcatgcaaatgacacataattactttgcagtggcatagtattagttgttattttacatatatgtgctgagcaacatcgcagttgaggcccccagcaagacatacatgcagtgcactggagcatcacctcacatgaagtacagtctttgcccaccagtaaactcaatatttttcaagcagactaatagacagctgtatgggaactgtgttgatgtgcaaactttgaagtcttcttgaggagtgtttttcatcatttttgtccaagtgaagtagctacccaaggccacaactggtgggaatgtggtggtttcctctccaaaagcactcctaccagctgcctcaatgttagcatggggtgaattcacaaactggaaaaataattggtctgttttcttggccgaaagagtcacttccaccgttgagccaccacgacgcgccagaataaaaacttttagctaaataaagttgattctgattttgagaagtgttttgggaaaacgaaatggcacctatagctatCAATATAagcactgtttgcaccaaggagcttagtagcttataattgtattattcatgtattgtctagaatttactcgcgc
The sequence above is drawn from the Rhipicephalus microplus isolate Deutch F79 chromosome 3, USDA_Rmic, whole genome shotgun sequence genome and encodes:
- the LOC119186253 gene encoding LOW QUALITY PROTEIN: uncharacterized protein LOC119186253 (The sequence of the model RefSeq protein was modified relative to this genomic sequence to represent the inferred CDS: inserted 1 base in 1 codon); translation: MEKLHIAMELVESDSEDEELDAVLCQIGSQLVRSDRNRTPRYYEVVVARYFDYEFKRLFRLSRETFETLVGRFKSSPFFPRPRGERPQIPAEKTCLISLSYLGTQNSMYRIADTFDVSESSVSLCLKRVLDFLFSISDKVIAWLSDQERANIKAGFAARSDGKGPRNTIGCIDGCHIEIPHQNESPASYYNRKKLXSIILQGICDANSRFTDIFVGYPGSVHDARVLRESPFYGTAESKCAGVYLLRDAAYPLLPWLMPPYKNNRATFERYKRKFNKRLSQQRVAIEHAFGILKQRFRWLYLVDADTIDQCCLIVTAACVLHNLCSRSRDTLSNFEDLPREDDIENDNDGAITSTAAVREMCKRRRKNIAEMQC